One Brassica napus cultivar Da-Ae chromosome C4, Da-Ae, whole genome shotgun sequence genomic region harbors:
- the LOC125585186 gene encoding uncharacterized protein LOC125585186 translates to MGTPSRVYPDYSEILAAQLRDANFGPSANMDGTGSAVADTSIDRAPAPVIVTVDSGVEGPVDVRPPKKKRKRTKSSKEVTAGPPLDGDETEAAQTQLEPMGGDEVEEGDEVAPIEGFTGPPGDESSGGEAREPGEVTRPIDGGMQTTLSVSEFAFADKFAESLRADAEAAARKNALVMEYEKALQKLTLDLKEAEGTIKIKEAGLEAARKEKHDRDKELAAERGRYSRERRQAIQTAADLEEELETARDIIPRLEAEKVKELEKTKRAMDRTRQSRNRELLSERSCVVAAANRRFDKFRKYIADRDEKEEKRLLHGTALGTLDALSLLETKGLSVPQQLKDLLTANEEKFRKEVENVSVEVIAERDLALSPPRRDLLPYGNQFGSTFGAVDSDSAMALRSPFLCGESSTAALDQAVACRSAAVTSDGRAVTQDSLGVPAPARVAEAGSVVSSDVAIEE, encoded by the exons ATGGGAACTCCTTCTAGAGTGTATCCAGACTACAGCGAGATCTTGGCTGCTCAACTGAGGGACGCAAACTTCGGCCCTTCAGCGAACATGGATGGGACGGGCAGCGCAGTTGCggatacatcgatcgatcgggCGCCAGCGCCGGTGATCGTTACAGTTGATTCTGGCGTCGAGGGACCCGTTGACGTTCGTCCGccgaagaaaaagagaaagaggacTAAGTCTTCCAAAGAGGTGACGGCTGGCCCTCCTTTGGATGGAGATGAAACTGAGGCTGCTCAAACGCAACTCGAACCAATGGGTGGTGACGAGGTGGAAGAAGGTGATGAAGTTGCTCCCATAGAGGGTTTTACGGGTCCGCCCGGAGATGAGTCGTCGGGAGGGGAGGCCCGGGAGCCTGGTGAGGTGACTCGTCCGATCGACGGTGGGATGCAGACAACTCTATCTGTTTCTGAGTTTGCGTTTGCAGACAAATTTGCTGAATCACTTCGTGCGGATGCGGAG GCTGCTGCTCGGAAGAATGCTCTCGTGATGGAATACGAAAAAGCTTTGCAGAAGTTGACATTGGATCTTAAGGAAGCGGAAGGGACGATCAAGATAAAAGAGGCTGGGCTTGAAGCGGCTAGAAAGGAGAAGCACGATAGGGATAAGGAGCTGGCCGCTGAGCGAGGTCGCTATTCCCGCGAGCGTCGGCAAGCGATCCAGACGGCCGCGGATCTTGAGGAGGAGTTAGAGACCGCCCGAGACATAATTCCTCGGCTAGAGGCGGAGAAGGTCAAGGAACTTGAGAAGACGAAGAGAGCGATGGATCGCACGAGACAATCTCGCAATCGCGAGCTTTTATCCGAGAGAAGTTGCGTGGTTGCTGCGGCTAATAGGCGTTTCGACAAATTTCGGAAGTATATTGCCGATCGAGATGAAAAGGAGGAGAAGCGTCTACTCCATGGTACAGCTCTTGGAACCTTGGACGCGTTGAGTTTATTGGAGACCAAGGGACTGTCTGTCCCGCAACAACTAAAAGATCTTTTGACTGCTAACGAGGAGAAGTTCAGGAAAGAGGTAGAAAACGTTAGTGTTGAAGTTATCGCGGAGCGCGATCTTGCTCTCTCACCTCCTCGTAGGGACTTGCTTCCTTATGGGAACCAGTTTGGATCAACCTTCGGCGCCGTTGATTCTGATTCTGCGATGGCTCTTCGATCTCCTTTCCTTTGTGGTGAGAGTTCGACCGCTGCTCTGGATCAGGCCGTTGCCTGTCGATCGGCGGCTGTCACGTCCGATGGTCGTGCGGTTACTCAGGACAGTCTCGGGGTTCCTGCGCCTGCGAGGGTCGCGGAAGCAGGAAGTGTTGTTTCGTCGGACGTAGCCATTGAAGAATAG